One window from the genome of Natronomonas pharaonis DSM 2160 encodes:
- the gcvT gene encoding glycine cleavage system aminomethyltransferase GcvT — MSLRTPPLFDAHTDAGAKLTEFGGWEMPVEFDSIRTEHDAVRESAGKFDISHMGEIEVSGPDAAALTNRLTTNDVASLAPGEATYAGITDDDGVLLDDTVVYRLPDGATYLFVPNAGNDELMAERWRSFADRWDLAATVDNATDDYAMVALQGPDALELLSSLDVDVFDLSRFEAAERTVAGVDCLVSRTGYTGEDGVELLFETAAAETVWSALDCQPCGLGARDTLRLEAGFLLGGNEFDPETNPRTPYEANIGFAVDLGTEFVGSDALAAQREAGPDERLVGLRLQDRGIARHGHDIVAAGDVVGEVTSGTMSPTLGAAIALGYVPVEYTEPGTELAVVVRGDEKDAVVEALPFYE; from the coding sequence ATGTCCCTTCGGACGCCACCGCTTTTCGATGCCCACACCGACGCCGGCGCGAAACTGACCGAGTTCGGCGGCTGGGAGATGCCCGTCGAGTTCGACTCCATCCGGACTGAACACGACGCCGTCAGGGAGTCGGCCGGCAAGTTCGACATCTCTCACATGGGTGAAATCGAGGTTTCCGGTCCCGACGCTGCCGCGCTGACAAACCGGCTGACGACGAACGACGTGGCGTCGCTGGCTCCCGGTGAGGCGACATACGCCGGTATCACCGACGACGATGGCGTCCTACTCGACGACACCGTCGTCTACCGGCTGCCAGACGGTGCGACCTATCTTTTCGTCCCCAACGCCGGCAACGACGAACTGATGGCGGAGCGGTGGCGGTCCTTCGCCGACCGCTGGGACCTTGCGGCCACGGTCGACAACGCTACCGACGACTACGCGATGGTCGCGCTACAGGGTCCCGACGCGCTGGAACTGCTGTCGTCGCTCGATGTCGATGTCTTCGACCTCAGCCGCTTCGAAGCGGCCGAGCGGACGGTCGCCGGCGTGGACTGTCTCGTCTCCCGAACCGGCTACACCGGTGAGGACGGCGTCGAACTGCTGTTCGAGACGGCCGCGGCCGAGACGGTCTGGTCGGCGCTGGACTGCCAGCCGTGCGGACTCGGTGCCCGAGATACGCTTCGGCTGGAGGCCGGCTTCCTGCTGGGGGGCAACGAGTTCGACCCCGAGACGAACCCGCGGACCCCCTACGAGGCGAACATCGGCTTTGCGGTCGACCTCGGCACGGAGTTCGTCGGCAGCGATGCCCTCGCGGCCCAACGGGAGGCCGGCCCCGACGAGCGGCTCGTTGGCCTTCGGCTGCAAGACCGCGGTATCGCCCGCCACGGCCACGACATCGTCGCCGCCGGTGATGTCGTCGGCGAAGTCACAAGCGGGACGATGAGCCCGACGCTCGGGGCGGCCATCGCGCTCGGCTACGTGCCGGTCGAATACACCGAGCCGGGAACGGAGCTGGCAGTCGTGGTTCGAGGCGACGAGAAGGACGCTGTCGTCGAGGCGCTGCCGTTCTACGAGTAG
- a CDS encoding NYN domain-containing protein, translated as MGLFDRLRGETRVGIFVDGPNVFRAEFDVDLDELRALAGDEGTIAVARVYVDENASGGLIQAAEARGFEVVTTSGDVDVKLAVDAVEAAVDEQVDTVVVVSRDTDFKPVLETAAKRGLHTVAVAPGTHGRSDALRNAAHDEITLE; from the coding sequence ATGGGACTGTTCGACCGGCTCCGCGGTGAGACGCGAGTCGGCATCTTCGTCGACGGCCCGAACGTCTTTCGGGCGGAGTTCGACGTCGACCTCGACGAGTTGCGGGCGCTGGCGGGTGATGAGGGGACCATCGCGGTCGCCCGCGTCTACGTGGACGAAAACGCCAGCGGCGGGCTGATTCAGGCCGCCGAAGCCCGGGGCTTCGAGGTCGTGACGACAAGCGGCGACGTTGACGTGAAGCTCGCTGTCGACGCCGTCGAAGCGGCCGTCGACGAGCAGGTCGACACCGTCGTCGTCGTCTCGCGGGATACGGATTTCAAGCCGGTGTTGGAAACGGCAGCAAAGCGCGGCCTCCACACCGTCGCCGTCGCGCCCGGCACCCACGGCCGCTCGGACGCGCTTCGAAACGCCGCCCACGACGAGATTACACTCGAATAA
- a CDS encoding sodium:calcium antiporter, with translation MTSIGVLLGIGAVATAVVWVGSSALERASGRLARHYGLPRLVQGTILAALGSSAPEIASTVIATIRYGEFELGVGVVVGSAVFNILVIPALSALLADGALDTGREVVYKEAQFYMLSVAALFLVFALAVIYFPAEGDGLQGNVTRPLAVSLLLLYLLYIFVQYLDVSESNAKTTRLERRRLAIEWGLLVAGVGLIIAGVEGLVVAAIGLGEAFGTPSFLWGLTVVAAATSLPDALISVAAARIDEPAVSLGNVLGSNIFDLLVAIPAGVLLGGAVAVSFTAAVPMMAFLVVATVVLFAFARTGMEISNAEAWAMLLLYGSFIAWLLLESIGVIDIV, from the coding sequence ATGACCAGTATCGGCGTTCTCCTCGGCATCGGGGCCGTTGCGACGGCGGTCGTTTGGGTCGGGTCGTCGGCGCTCGAACGGGCCTCCGGTCGGCTGGCCCGCCACTATGGCCTTCCACGGCTGGTGCAAGGGACGATTCTCGCCGCACTGGGGTCGTCAGCGCCGGAAATAGCCAGTACAGTCATCGCGACCATCCGGTATGGGGAGTTCGAACTCGGTGTCGGTGTTGTCGTCGGCTCGGCGGTGTTCAATATCCTCGTCATCCCGGCGCTTTCGGCGCTGCTTGCCGACGGCGCGCTCGACACCGGCCGCGAGGTCGTCTACAAGGAGGCTCAGTTCTACATGCTGTCGGTCGCGGCGCTGTTTCTCGTCTTCGCGCTGGCGGTTATCTACTTCCCGGCCGAAGGCGACGGACTTCAGGGCAACGTCACCCGTCCGCTGGCGGTGTCGCTGCTGCTGCTCTATCTGCTCTATATTTTCGTGCAGTATCTCGATGTCAGCGAGTCGAACGCCAAGACGACACGGCTGGAGCGGCGGCGGTTAGCAATCGAGTGGGGGTTGCTCGTCGCGGGCGTTGGGCTCATCATCGCGGGCGTCGAGGGGCTTGTCGTCGCCGCCATCGGCCTCGGCGAAGCCTTCGGCACCCCCTCGTTCCTGTGGGGGCTGACCGTCGTCGCGGCCGCGACGAGCCTCCCGGACGCGCTCATCAGTGTCGCCGCCGCCCGCATCGACGAGCCGGCCGTCTCGCTGGGTAACGTTCTCGGGAGCAACATCTTCGATTTGCTCGTGGCCATCCCCGCCGGCGTGTTGCTCGGCGGCGCGGTCGCGGTGTCGTTTACCGCCGCCGTCCCGATGATGGCGTTTCTCGTCGTTGCGACGGTCGTCCTGTTTGCCTTCGCTAGGACCGGCATGGAGATATCGAACGCGGAGGCGTGGGCGATGTTACTGCTGTACGGCAGCTTCATCGCGTGGCTGCTGTTGGAGAGCATCGGCGTCATCGACATCGTCTGA
- a CDS encoding TatD family hydrolase, with translation MYDGPILDNHLHLDPVNGRGADAAAEFADAGGTHLNVLNKPSWNLVGEVDDEDGFRETFDITIDVTAAADELLPGRAWPVLGVHPALISQLVDRGYGPEEAAELMCAGIDVAAEYVASGRALAIKSGRPHYDVADAVWEASNQVMRHAFARAAEVGCAVQLHTEGGEDFETVAEWAEAEGLARKQVVKHYSAGYVDGPIPSVIAHKDELERACGGEWPFFMETDFIDDPDRPGAVLGPKTVPKRTRWLAEAGHETALRRAHVETPAQVYGIDTEATLDEN, from the coding sequence ATGTACGACGGCCCGATACTCGACAATCATCTCCATCTCGACCCAGTCAATGGCCGCGGAGCAGACGCCGCCGCGGAGTTCGCCGATGCGGGGGGCACACATCTCAACGTGCTGAACAAACCGTCGTGGAACCTCGTCGGCGAGGTCGACGACGAGGACGGCTTCCGGGAGACGTTCGACATCACCATCGATGTCACCGCTGCGGCCGACGAACTGCTTCCCGGTCGCGCGTGGCCGGTTTTGGGCGTCCATCCCGCGCTCATTTCACAGCTTGTCGACCGCGGGTACGGCCCCGAAGAGGCAGCGGAGCTGATGTGTGCCGGCATCGATGTCGCCGCCGAGTACGTTGCTTCGGGGCGCGCGCTGGCAATCAAGTCCGGCCGGCCGCACTATGACGTTGCCGACGCCGTCTGGGAGGCTTCGAACCAGGTGATGCGCCACGCGTTCGCCCGCGCCGCCGAGGTCGGCTGTGCCGTCCAACTCCACACCGAGGGCGGCGAAGACTTCGAAACGGTCGCCGAGTGGGCTGAAGCCGAAGGGCTGGCCCGCAAGCAGGTCGTCAAACACTATTCGGCCGGATACGTCGACGGGCCGATACCGAGCGTTATCGCCCACAAGGACGAACTCGAACGGGCCTGTGGGGGCGAGTGGCCGTTCTTCATGGAGACGGACTTCATCGACGACCCCGACCGACCGGGGGCGGTTCTCGGGCCGAAGACGGTGCCGAAGCGGACCCGATGGCTCGCCGAGGCAGGCCACGAGACGGCGCTGCGCCGGGCACACGTCGAGACCCCGGCACAGGTCTACGGCATCGATACCGAGGCGACGCTGGACGAGAACTGA
- a CDS encoding RNA-guided endonuclease InsQ/TnpB family protein — MEHSHRYRAYPTQEVAERLEHHLDVHRQLYNHVRWDYENSPEDDKPSEYDQNNKLPEWKRKWPVFGELHSKAAQATVARFHRNLSNLRKKKEKGYNVGQLKRQAPTEYRSMTYNQSGFDLDEKRGRDRFAYVRFSKIGWVKIRYHRPIPDFASIKEVTVKKETTGEWFVSFGLETDDADLPEKPDVNSLDASNSVGIDLGIQNYIHTSDGKTVDWLNLEDEYERLRRQQRKLSRKEEGSNNYEKQRREVAKVKRHIKRKVLDYQHKITTWLVREYDAVFVEDLDVKGMLEQSHNGRNKQDAAWRQFITLLEYKADLYGCHVVQVEARGTTKECASCGVESAKPIWVREHSCPSCGFETDRDANAAMNVLERGFSALGLGWPEDTPVETVTATDTDDIHEVSASHVVETGSLGA; from the coding sequence ATGGAACACAGTCACCGCTACCGTGCCTACCCGACACAAGAGGTAGCGGAGCGACTGGAACATCATCTGGACGTTCATCGCCAACTCTACAACCATGTCCGCTGGGACTACGAGAACAGCCCAGAGGACGACAAACCATCCGAGTACGACCAGAACAACAAACTCCCCGAGTGGAAGCGCAAATGGCCTGTGTTCGGTGAACTGCACTCGAAGGCCGCGCAAGCCACTGTCGCTCGCTTCCATCGGAACCTCTCGAATCTTCGCAAGAAGAAAGAGAAGGGGTACAACGTTGGTCAGCTCAAACGGCAAGCACCTACCGAGTACCGAAGCATGACGTACAACCAGTCCGGTTTCGACCTCGATGAAAAGAGGGGCCGTGACAGGTTCGCTTACGTTCGCTTCAGCAAAATCGGCTGGGTCAAAATCCGTTACCATCGCCCGATTCCTGACTTCGCTTCGATTAAGGAAGTCACGGTCAAGAAGGAGACGACCGGCGAGTGGTTCGTCTCGTTCGGCCTCGAAACCGACGACGCCGATCTGCCCGAGAAGCCCGACGTGAACTCGCTTGACGCAAGTAACAGCGTTGGGATTGACCTTGGCATCCAGAACTACATCCACACCAGCGACGGCAAGACCGTGGATTGGCTCAACCTCGAAGACGAGTACGAGCGTCTTCGCCGTCAACAACGCAAGTTGTCGCGGAAGGAAGAAGGGTCGAACAACTACGAGAAGCAACGCCGGGAAGTGGCGAAGGTCAAGCGTCACATCAAGCGGAAGGTGCTGGACTACCAGCACAAGATTACGACGTGGCTCGTCCGCGAGTACGATGCTGTATTCGTTGAGGACTTGGACGTGAAGGGAATGCTCGAACAGTCGCACAACGGTCGCAACAAGCAGGATGCGGCGTGGCGACAGTTCATCACCCTCCTCGAATACAAGGCCGACCTGTACGGCTGTCACGTCGTGCAAGTCGAAGCACGAGGCACCACCAAAGAATGCGCGTCGTGCGGTGTGGAGTCAGCGAAACCCATCTGGGTCAGAGAACACTCCTGTCCGAGTTGTGGGTTCGAGACGGACAGGGACGCGAATGCAGCGATGAATGTCTTGGAGAGAGGCTTTTCTGCGTTAGGGCTTGGATGGCCCGAAGACACGCCCGTGGAGACTGTGACCGCTACGGACACGGATGATATCCATGAAGTGTCTGCAAGTCACGTCGTAGAAACGGGAAGCCTCGGGGCTTGA
- a CDS encoding amidohydrolase family protein, producing the protein METLEGTVLAGRSFDPMYGRVVIEEGHITAVERIDDHDGDASRIILPAFVNAHSHVGDSVAKEAAVDLGLEAAVAPPDSLKHQRLQAADRETAVDAMYRTLRFMQQTGTAAFLDFREFGIEGAKTLREAAEGLDIEAFIFGSDDAAVLDVADGFGASGANDDDFTSQRAAAAARGVPFAIHAGEPDATDIHPALDLEPDLLVHMVHAEAEHLERVADQETPIAVCPRANRVLGVGRPPIETLLEYTDVALGTDNVMLNPPSMFREMAYTAKTFELPSQTVLRMATTAGAEAVGLDCGVIEPGRRAALLVLDGDSDNLSGVADPVDAVVRRATALDVERVIC; encoded by the coding sequence ATGGAGACACTAGAGGGGACGGTCCTCGCCGGGCGGTCGTTCGACCCGATGTACGGCCGGGTCGTCATTGAGGAGGGCCACATTACCGCGGTCGAACGCATTGATGACCACGACGGCGATGCGAGCCGCATCATCCTGCCGGCGTTCGTGAACGCCCACAGCCACGTCGGTGACTCCGTCGCCAAGGAGGCGGCCGTCGACCTCGGCCTCGAAGCGGCAGTGGCCCCTCCAGACAGCCTGAAACACCAGCGGCTGCAGGCGGCCGACCGCGAGACGGCAGTCGATGCAATGTATCGCACGCTCCGCTTCATGCAGCAGACCGGCACCGCGGCGTTTCTCGATTTCCGCGAGTTCGGCATCGAGGGGGCCAAAACCCTACGCGAAGCGGCCGAGGGCCTCGACATCGAGGCGTTCATCTTCGGGAGCGACGACGCCGCGGTGCTGGACGTGGCCGACGGGTTCGGTGCCAGCGGCGCGAACGACGACGACTTTACCAGCCAACGGGCCGCCGCCGCAGCGCGTGGTGTCCCGTTTGCCATCCACGCCGGAGAGCCCGACGCGACCGACATTCATCCGGCGCTGGACTTGGAGCCGGACCTGCTGGTGCATATGGTCCATGCGGAGGCCGAGCATCTCGAACGCGTCGCCGACCAAGAAACGCCAATCGCGGTCTGTCCGCGTGCAAACCGCGTGCTCGGGGTCGGCCGGCCGCCCATCGAAACCCTGCTTGAGTACACTGACGTCGCGCTCGGGACGGACAACGTGATGTTGAATCCGCCGTCGATGTTCCGCGAGATGGCATACACTGCGAAGACGTTTGAGCTCCCCTCACAGACAGTGCTCCGGATGGCTACGACCGCGGGTGCCGAGGCCGTCGGTCTTGACTGTGGGGTCATCGAACCGGGGCGGCGGGCCGCGTTGCTGGTGCTTGATGGCGATTCCGATAACCTCTCGGGCGTTGCTGACCCCGTTGACGCGGTCGTCCGGCGAGCGACAGCGCTGGACGTCGAGCGGGTCATCTGCTGA
- a CDS encoding DUF5518 domain-containing protein has translation MVPDDSLRSDDTLSRDHSRHDDARQRDTPRDDGSSTVLNAVIGAVVGVVLYFIPLSTLLGGATTAYLDGGTRTDGAKAGALAGGFMFLPVAFFTLVGGLFFFPFLLGGPGLPVSLWPLLLGFSAVYTVGLAALGGYLGIYLKEQL, from the coding sequence ATGGTCCCTGACGACTCCCTCCGCTCGGACGATACCCTCTCCCGCGACCACAGTCGACACGACGATGCCCGACAACGAGACACACCGCGCGACGATGGCAGCAGCACGGTACTCAATGCTGTTATCGGCGCTGTCGTCGGCGTCGTGCTGTACTTCATCCCGCTGTCGACGCTACTCGGCGGCGCGACAACCGCCTATCTCGACGGCGGCACCCGGACCGACGGTGCCAAGGCCGGAGCGCTGGCCGGGGGCTTCATGTTTCTCCCGGTTGCGTTCTTTACGCTCGTTGGCGGTCTGTTCTTTTTCCCGTTTCTCCTCGGTGGGCCGGGACTGCCAGTGTCGCTGTGGCCGCTGCTGCTCGGCTTTTCGGCCGTCTACACGGTCGGGCTGGCCGCTCTCGGTGGCTACCTTGGCATCTACCTCAAAGAGCAGTTGTGA
- a CDS encoding metal-dependent hydrolase, protein MPSTVVHAAVAFLLAVGLLGRFYDRRALLVVLLVILFPELDTALGWVMDGAHRTVLHTMMLSVTAAAVLYWETVRDGSWLRDRFGDYGIRVAWVALVAHTVAHIALDWSHLSGINFFWPLRDTFYALDGELYLSASDGVVQTFVDIEFGDETGAAVDAGRTGTTADTHVGNPAQPSSALEDGPVDRRFPIAVGGWQLYLVCLGAFALVARRLQTPRYDDE, encoded by the coding sequence ATGCCGTCGACAGTCGTCCACGCAGCCGTCGCGTTCCTGCTTGCGGTCGGACTTCTCGGACGGTTCTATGACCGGCGAGCGCTCCTTGTCGTCTTGCTTGTCATCCTGTTTCCCGAACTCGATACCGCCCTCGGCTGGGTGATGGACGGCGCTCATCGGACCGTCCTGCATACCATGATGCTTTCGGTCACCGCAGCCGCTGTCCTCTACTGGGAGACGGTTCGCGATGGCTCGTGGCTTCGCGACCGGTTCGGCGATTACGGCATCCGAGTCGCGTGGGTCGCCCTCGTTGCTCACACGGTCGCTCACATCGCCCTCGATTGGAGCCACCTCTCCGGCATCAACTTCTTTTGGCCGCTTCGAGACACGTTCTACGCGCTCGACGGCGAGCTGTATCTCTCGGCCAGCGACGGGGTCGTCCAGACGTTCGTTGACATCGAGTTCGGCGACGAGACCGGCGCGGCCGTCGACGCCGGCCGGACCGGCACGACTGCCGACACCCACGTCGGCAACCCGGCACAGCCCTCCTCCGCACTCGAAGACGGGCCGGTCGACCGCCGGTTCCCCATCGCAGTCGGCGGCTGGCAGCTGTATCTCGTCTGTCTTGGCGCGTTCGCTCTCGTGGCTCGGCGGCTGCAGACGCCGCGCTACGACGACGAATAG
- a CDS encoding helix-turn-helix domain-containing protein: MREPRAELAERIAGEVTLSDDPGATLRKWREEFDVAQTTLADELDVSASVVSDYESGRRGNPGIQIVQRVVEGLLTVDERRGGDRVRQHARVLSAGFDSDVVYDLREYPATVPIPRFHEAIGAEPVTEGQAETVAGHTVINSVEAIKRLSSEEFYRLYGQSTNRALVFTDVTRGESPLVALRVVTPTPSAVILHGLDADDLWEHAPALARADGVSLATTTMPLEALLEELRSFP; this comes from the coding sequence ATGCGTGAGCCGCGTGCGGAACTCGCCGAGCGAATCGCCGGCGAGGTGACGCTGTCGGACGACCCGGGAGCGACGCTCCGGAAATGGCGCGAGGAGTTCGATGTCGCCCAGACGACGCTGGCGGATGAACTCGATGTTTCTGCGTCGGTCGTCTCGGACTACGAGAGCGGCCGACGGGGCAATCCCGGTATACAGATCGTCCAACGCGTCGTTGAGGGGTTGTTGACGGTCGACGAGCGCCGCGGCGGCGACCGGGTTCGCCAGCACGCCCGGGTGCTGTCTGCGGGCTTCGACAGCGATGTTGTCTACGACCTCCGGGAGTATCCGGCGACAGTTCCGATACCGCGGTTCCACGAGGCCATCGGCGCCGAACCGGTCACAGAGGGGCAAGCCGAGACGGTCGCGGGCCACACCGTTATCAACAGCGTCGAGGCAATCAAGCGACTCTCCAGCGAGGAGTTCTACCGGCTCTACGGTCAGTCAACCAACCGGGCGCTGGTTTTCACTGACGTGACTCGCGGCGAATCACCGCTGGTCGCGCTACGCGTCGTCACGCCGACGCCGTCGGCAGTCATCCTCCACGGACTCGACGCCGACGACCTCTGGGAGCACGCGCCAGCACTCGCCCGAGCGGACGGGGTCTCGCTTGCGACGACGACGATGCCGCTGGAGGCGTTGCTCGAAGAACTGCGGTCGTTCCCGTAG
- a CDS encoding 30S ribosomal protein S8e, with product MNHARSTKKRTGGRRRAVRKKRKHELGSAPTETQVGDQKLKVVETHGGNAKVRAVAKNTASVATDDGVEPATIEDVAENPSNPNYVRRNIITKGAIIETDMGRARVTSRPGQDGQVNAVLVDE from the coding sequence ATGAACCACGCCCGCTCTACCAAGAAGCGAACCGGCGGCCGTCGGCGCGCCGTTCGCAAAAAGCGCAAGCACGAACTCGGCTCGGCTCCGACCGAAACGCAGGTCGGCGATCAGAAACTGAAGGTCGTCGAAACCCACGGTGGCAACGCCAAGGTCCGCGCCGTCGCCAAAAACACCGCCAGCGTCGCGACCGACGACGGCGTCGAGCCCGCGACCATCGAGGACGTCGCGGAGAACCCCTCGAACCCCAACTACGTCCGGCGGAACATCATCACCAAGGGCGCTATCATCGAAACCGACATGGGTCGCGCCCGCGTTACCTCCCGCCCCGGTCAGGACGGGCAGGTAAACGCTGTCCTCGTCGACGAGTAG
- a CDS encoding cupin domain-containing protein, translating to MTLNELPELSPADGEVETAELVVEDDVLVKLFALGPGGAFDPHVHDDCENVFHLLDGEVIVTQDDTEEHIEAPAVVHNPRGIEHGARNDGDEPALLTASLCPLP from the coding sequence ATGACGCTGAACGAACTTCCGGAGCTGTCGCCAGCCGACGGCGAGGTCGAGACCGCCGAACTCGTCGTTGAGGACGACGTCCTCGTGAAGCTGTTTGCACTCGGCCCCGGCGGAGCCTTCGACCCCCACGTCCACGACGACTGCGAGAACGTGTTTCACCTGCTCGACGGCGAGGTCATCGTCACACAGGACGACACCGAAGAACACATCGAAGCACCAGCGGTCGTGCACAATCCCCGCGGCATCGAACACGGGGCACGGAACGACGGCGACGAGCCGGCGCTGTTGA